A window of the Linepithema humile isolate Giens D197 chromosome 4, Lhum_UNIL_v1.0, whole genome shotgun sequence genome harbors these coding sequences:
- the LOC105672118 gene encoding ATP-binding cassette sub-family G member 4 isoform X1: MKLEGNCSTEDDTNGILLQPRKSSAVRLQIVAAQPKTITHLPKRPPVDLAFTDLTYKVREGRKNNVKTILKSVSGRLRSSELTAIMGPSGAGKSTLLNILTGYKTSGTEGSITINGTERDLSAFRKISCYIMQDNQLHANLTVAEAMKVAANLKLSSQINKTEKDEVIQEILETLGLSEHRHTMTSNLSGGQKKRLSIALELVNNPPIMFFDEPTSGLDSSSCFQCISLLKTLARGGRTIICTIHQPSARLFEMFDALYTLAEGQCIYQGSTSQLVPFLATIGLNCPSYHNPASFIIEVSCGEYGDNIKNLVNAINNGKYDIRDGQPFPETKEGMNNCTASTGILKNGDTAMEKAKIKDKNDVSNLEEKFPEDKSNDITNGKLISDYATNDIAKQAIDVAISVDIDKKDNTNVALLDESIIVTPERYPTSEFSQFYIILKRALLFSRRDWTLMYLRLFAHLLVAFLISALYYDIGNDGAKVLSNLGFLFFNMLFLMYTSMTITILSFPLELPVLLKENFNRWYSLKSYYLAITISDLPFQCIFCVMYVTIVYFLTSQPPDMMRYGMFLSTCLLISFVAQSVGLVVGAAMNVQNGVFLAPVMSVPFLLFSGFFVSFDAIPVYLRWITYLSYIRYGFEGTALTIYSFGREKLKCFQVYCHFKNPETTLEELDMLDADFTLDILALLLIFVVLRIAAYLFLCWKIKNAR; encoded by the exons ATGTAAAAACAATTCTGAAATCCGTCAGTGGCAGGCTGCGGTCCAGCGAGCTGACGGCTATTATGGGCCCTTCTGGCGCGGGAAAGTCGACGCTCTTAAATATTCTCACCGGATACAA aACGTCAGGTACGGAGGGCAGCATTACGATAAATGGTACCGAGAGAGACCTCAGTGCCTTTAGGAAGATATCATGCTACATCATGCAAGATAATCAGCTTCACGCGAATCTAACGGTAGCAGAAGCTATGAAAGTTGCAGCAAATCTTAAGCTTAGCTCACAAATTAACAAAACGGAGAAGGATGAAGTG ATTCAGGAAATTCTTGAAACTCTTGGCTTGTCGGAACATCGTCACACCATGACCTCAAACTTGAGTGGTGGTCAGAAAAAAAGACTTTCCATCGCCTTGGAGTTGGTGAATAATCCCCCCATAATGTTTTTCGACGAGCCAACTAG cGGCCTGGACTCCTCGTCTTGCTTCCAATGTATATCGTTGTTGAAAACTCTAGCTCGAGGCGGTAGAACGATAATCTGCACCATTCATCAGCCCAGCGCGAGACTTTTCGAAATGTTTGATGCTCTCTATACATTAGCCGAAGGTCAATGCATTTATCAAGGTTCTACATCACAACTAGTGCCCTTCTTAGCAACAATTGGCCTTAATTGTCCGAGTTATCACAACCCGGCGTCGTTCa TCATCGAGGTGTCATGCGGCGAATACGGTGATAATATTAAGAACTTGGTAAACGCAATAAACAACGGCAAGTACGATATACGCGATGGACAACCGTTTCCCGAGACGAAGGAAGGAATGAACAATTGCACCGCCTCGACGGGAATTTTGAAGAATGGCGACACCGCCATGGAGAAAGCAAAAATCAAAGATAAGAATGACGTCAGTAATTTGGAGGAAAAATTCCCGGAAGACAAATCGAACGACATTACTAATGGAAAACTCATCTCCGACTACGCTACGAATGATATTGCTAAGCAAG CGATAGATGTGGCAATATCTGTGGACATCGATAAAAAAGACAATACTAATGTTGCCCTACTCGATGAATCGATTATAGTGACGCCGGAGAGATATCCTACATCCGAATTTTcgcagttttatattatactgaAGCGTGCTTTGCTCTTCAGTCGTAGAGATTGG acacTAATGTATCTCCGGCTCTTCGCTCACCTTCTTGTAGCGTTCTTAATCAGTGCGCTGTACTACGATATCGGAAACGACGGCGCTAAAGTACTTAGCAATCTGGGATTCCTGTTTTTCAACATGCTGTTTCTTATGTACACTTCCATGACAATCACTATTCTATCCT tcCCGCTGGAATTGCCTGtacttttaaaagaaaatttcaatagatGGTACTCTCTCAAATCGTATTACTTAGCAATTACAATTTCGGATCTGCCATTCCAG TGTATATTTTGTGTGATGTACGTCACTATCGTGTACTTCCTGACAAGCCAGCCGCCGGACATGATGCGGTACGGCATGTTCTTGAGCACCTGTCTGCTAATTTCCTTCGTGGCGCAATCAGTGGGTCTCGTAGTCGGCGCTGCAATGAATGTTCAGAACGGTGTGTTCTTGGCGCCGGTAATGTCAGTCCCATTCCTTCTATTCTCAGGATTTTTCGTCAGTTTCGATGCGATCCCGGTCTACCTACGATGGATCACGTATCTCAGCTACATCAGATACGGTTTCGAAGGAACCGCTTTGACCATTTACAGCTTCGGTCGAGAGAAATTAAAGTGTTTCCAG GTATATTGCCACTTCAAAAATCCGGAAACGACATTGGAGGAATTGGACATGCTCGACGCCGATTTCACCCTCGATATTCTTGCTCTTCTTTTGATATTCGTCGTGCTGCGAATCGCCGCGTATCTCTTCCTTTGTTGGAAGATCAAGAACGCCCGGTAG
- the LOC105672118 gene encoding ATP-binding cassette sub-family G member 4 isoform X2 gives MVEGKKNNMNGLLSNGVNGKSSAVRLQIVAAQPKTITHLPKRPPVDLAFTDLTYKVREGRKNNVKTILKSVSGRLRSSELTAIMGPSGAGKSTLLNILTGYKTSGTEGSITINGTERDLSAFRKISCYIMQDNQLHANLTVAEAMKVAANLKLSSQINKTEKDEVIQEILETLGLSEHRHTMTSNLSGGQKKRLSIALELVNNPPIMFFDEPTSGLDSSSCFQCISLLKTLARGGRTIICTIHQPSARLFEMFDALYTLAEGQCIYQGSTSQLVPFLATIGLNCPSYHNPASFIIEVSCGEYGDNIKNLVNAINNGKYDIRDGQPFPETKEGMNNCTASTGILKNGDTAMEKAKIKDKNDVSNLEEKFPEDKSNDITNGKLISDYATNDIAKQAIDVAISVDIDKKDNTNVALLDESIIVTPERYPTSEFSQFYIILKRALLFSRRDWTLMYLRLFAHLLVAFLISALYYDIGNDGAKVLSNLGFLFFNMLFLMYTSMTITILSFPLELPVLLKENFNRWYSLKSYYLAITISDLPFQCIFCVMYVTIVYFLTSQPPDMMRYGMFLSTCLLISFVAQSVGLVVGAAMNVQNGVFLAPVMSVPFLLFSGFFVSFDAIPVYLRWITYLSYIRYGFEGTALTIYSFGREKLKCFQVYCHFKNPETTLEELDMLDADFTLDILALLLIFVVLRIAAYLFLCWKIKNAR, from the exons ATGTAAAAACAATTCTGAAATCCGTCAGTGGCAGGCTGCGGTCCAGCGAGCTGACGGCTATTATGGGCCCTTCTGGCGCGGGAAAGTCGACGCTCTTAAATATTCTCACCGGATACAA aACGTCAGGTACGGAGGGCAGCATTACGATAAATGGTACCGAGAGAGACCTCAGTGCCTTTAGGAAGATATCATGCTACATCATGCAAGATAATCAGCTTCACGCGAATCTAACGGTAGCAGAAGCTATGAAAGTTGCAGCAAATCTTAAGCTTAGCTCACAAATTAACAAAACGGAGAAGGATGAAGTG ATTCAGGAAATTCTTGAAACTCTTGGCTTGTCGGAACATCGTCACACCATGACCTCAAACTTGAGTGGTGGTCAGAAAAAAAGACTTTCCATCGCCTTGGAGTTGGTGAATAATCCCCCCATAATGTTTTTCGACGAGCCAACTAG cGGCCTGGACTCCTCGTCTTGCTTCCAATGTATATCGTTGTTGAAAACTCTAGCTCGAGGCGGTAGAACGATAATCTGCACCATTCATCAGCCCAGCGCGAGACTTTTCGAAATGTTTGATGCTCTCTATACATTAGCCGAAGGTCAATGCATTTATCAAGGTTCTACATCACAACTAGTGCCCTTCTTAGCAACAATTGGCCTTAATTGTCCGAGTTATCACAACCCGGCGTCGTTCa TCATCGAGGTGTCATGCGGCGAATACGGTGATAATATTAAGAACTTGGTAAACGCAATAAACAACGGCAAGTACGATATACGCGATGGACAACCGTTTCCCGAGACGAAGGAAGGAATGAACAATTGCACCGCCTCGACGGGAATTTTGAAGAATGGCGACACCGCCATGGAGAAAGCAAAAATCAAAGATAAGAATGACGTCAGTAATTTGGAGGAAAAATTCCCGGAAGACAAATCGAACGACATTACTAATGGAAAACTCATCTCCGACTACGCTACGAATGATATTGCTAAGCAAG CGATAGATGTGGCAATATCTGTGGACATCGATAAAAAAGACAATACTAATGTTGCCCTACTCGATGAATCGATTATAGTGACGCCGGAGAGATATCCTACATCCGAATTTTcgcagttttatattatactgaAGCGTGCTTTGCTCTTCAGTCGTAGAGATTGG acacTAATGTATCTCCGGCTCTTCGCTCACCTTCTTGTAGCGTTCTTAATCAGTGCGCTGTACTACGATATCGGAAACGACGGCGCTAAAGTACTTAGCAATCTGGGATTCCTGTTTTTCAACATGCTGTTTCTTATGTACACTTCCATGACAATCACTATTCTATCCT tcCCGCTGGAATTGCCTGtacttttaaaagaaaatttcaatagatGGTACTCTCTCAAATCGTATTACTTAGCAATTACAATTTCGGATCTGCCATTCCAG TGTATATTTTGTGTGATGTACGTCACTATCGTGTACTTCCTGACAAGCCAGCCGCCGGACATGATGCGGTACGGCATGTTCTTGAGCACCTGTCTGCTAATTTCCTTCGTGGCGCAATCAGTGGGTCTCGTAGTCGGCGCTGCAATGAATGTTCAGAACGGTGTGTTCTTGGCGCCGGTAATGTCAGTCCCATTCCTTCTATTCTCAGGATTTTTCGTCAGTTTCGATGCGATCCCGGTCTACCTACGATGGATCACGTATCTCAGCTACATCAGATACGGTTTCGAAGGAACCGCTTTGACCATTTACAGCTTCGGTCGAGAGAAATTAAAGTGTTTCCAG GTATATTGCCACTTCAAAAATCCGGAAACGACATTGGAGGAATTGGACATGCTCGACGCCGATTTCACCCTCGATATTCTTGCTCTTCTTTTGATATTCGTCGTGCTGCGAATCGCCGCGTATCTCTTCCTTTGTTGGAAGATCAAGAACGCCCGGTAG